The Victivallis sp. Marseille-Q1083 genome has a window encoding:
- a CDS encoding ATP-binding protein, translated as MKIPRRIATVIINSLKGGVVPRIGLPYITVGRQIEIDALLHDVEIIADGGASFRFIVGKYGSGKSFLLQTIRNYVMDKNFVVADADLSPERRLQGTKGQGLATYKELIRNLSTKTRPEGGALTLILDRWISNIQSEVAVESELAPGDGSFCKLVEKKIHETINSLNEMVHGFDFARLLTVYYRSYLDGNDENKAKVVKWFRGEYANKTEARAELGVNIVISDDDWYEYIKLLAVFLKKAGYGGLLLLIDELVNIYKIPNSITRQYNYEKILTMYNDTLQGKAGYLGIIMGGTPQCIEDTRRGVFSYEALKSRLEAGRFGRDDLKDVLAPVIKLSPLTYEEMLVLIEKLADLHAGLFEYEQTLSQEDLIAFIKIEFGRIGADTNITPREVIRDFIELLNIVYQNPGLKVTELLGSETFEYAKTAVNDETLEKEFEEFEI; from the coding sequence ATGAAAATACCCAGAAGAATCGCCACGGTAATAATCAATTCTTTGAAGGGCGGAGTCGTGCCGCGGATCGGCCTTCCCTATATCACGGTCGGCCGGCAAATCGAAATCGACGCCCTTTTGCACGATGTCGAAATCATTGCCGACGGCGGCGCGTCGTTCCGCTTCATCGTCGGGAAATACGGCAGCGGCAAAAGTTTTCTACTGCAGACCATCCGCAATTACGTCATGGATAAAAATTTCGTGGTCGCGGATGCCGACCTTTCCCCCGAACGGCGTCTGCAGGGCACCAAAGGCCAGGGGCTTGCCACCTATAAAGAACTCATTCGCAACCTGTCCACCAAAACCAGGCCGGAAGGCGGCGCCCTCACGCTGATTCTGGACCGCTGGATCAGCAATATCCAGAGCGAGGTAGCCGTTGAAAGCGAGCTGGCGCCGGGCGACGGCAGTTTCTGCAAACTGGTGGAAAAGAAAATCCATGAGACGATAAACTCCCTGAACGAAATGGTCCACGGCTTCGATTTCGCCCGTCTGCTGACCGTTTATTACCGTTCTTATCTCGACGGGAATGACGAGAACAAGGCCAAGGTGGTCAAATGGTTTCGCGGCGAATACGCCAACAAGACGGAAGCCAGGGCGGAACTCGGAGTCAATATCGTCATCTCCGACGACGACTGGTACGAATATATCAAGCTGCTGGCGGTGTTTCTCAAAAAAGCGGGCTATGGCGGTTTGCTGCTCCTGATCGATGAACTGGTCAATATTTACAAGATACCCAACAGCATTACCCGGCAGTACAATTATGAAAAAATTCTGACCATGTACAACGATACCTTGCAGGGCAAAGCCGGATACCTGGGCATCATCATGGGCGGAACGCCGCAGTGCATCGAGGATACCAGGCGCGGGGTTTTCAGCTATGAAGCCTTGAAATCCCGGCTGGAAGCCGGCCGCTTCGGCCGCGACGACCTCAAGGATGTGCTGGCGCCGGTGATCAAACTCTCGCCGCTCACCTACGAAGAAATGCTGGTGCTGATCGAAAAATTGGCCGACCTCCACGCCGGCCTTTTCGAATACGAGCAGACGCTGAGCCAGGAAGACCTGATCGCCTTCATCAAAATCGAGTTCGGCCGGATCGGCGCGGATACCAATATCACGCCGCGCGAAGTCATTCGCGACTTCATCGAACTGCTGAATATCGTCTATCAAAATCCCGGCCTCAAAGTTACCGAGCTATTGGGTTCGGAAACTTTCGAATACGCCAAGACGGCCGTCAATGACGAAACTCTCGAAAAAGAGTTTGAAGAGTTCGAGATCTGA
- a CDS encoding ABC transporter ATP-binding protein, giving the protein MEQPVLRATHLGKSFTRIKSDYGLKDVLLHSLVHFRRRRHRRRFIALEDVSFELYPGESLAILGPNGAGKSTLLSLLAGIIRPTAGEVCVSGRIGLMLELGSGFCHDLSGRENILLNGLLLGAGRAELEAGLEEIIAFSGVGDFIDEPLRTYSTGMQTRLGFAIAVHLRPELMLIDEVLAVGDSEFRRKCLAKLEELKARNVAVVLVTHSLEDARQFCGRALYLEQGRCRFAGPTAAVIEEIQAHRCEY; this is encoded by the coding sequence ATGGAACAGCCGGTGCTTCGGGCGACGCATTTGGGGAAAAGTTTCACCCGGATCAAATCCGATTACGGCTTGAAGGATGTTCTGCTGCACAGCCTGGTCCATTTTCGCCGCCGCCGTCACCGACGAAGGTTTATCGCGCTTGAGGATGTTTCCTTTGAGTTGTATCCGGGCGAGAGTCTGGCCATCCTGGGACCGAACGGAGCGGGCAAGAGTACGCTGTTGTCGCTTCTGGCCGGAATCATCCGGCCGACCGCGGGCGAAGTCTGCGTCAGCGGCAGAATCGGATTGATGTTGGAACTCGGTTCCGGGTTCTGCCATGACCTGAGCGGTCGCGAGAATATTTTGCTGAATGGGCTGCTGCTGGGGGCGGGGCGGGCGGAATTGGAGGCCGGGCTCGAGGAGATCATCGCGTTTTCCGGGGTGGGGGATTTTATCGATGAACCTTTGCGGACTTATTCCACTGGCATGCAGACCCGGCTGGGGTTTGCCATCGCGGTCCATCTGCGTCCGGAACTCATGTTGATCGATGAGGTGCTGGCAGTGGGAGACAGTGAATTCCGGCGCAAATGTCTGGCCAAACTCGAAGAACTGAAAGCCCGAAACGTTGCCGTGGTTCTGGTGACGCATTCCCTGGAGGACGCGCGGCAGTTCTGCGGCCGGGCCCTTTATCTGGAACAGGGCCGCTGCCGCTTTGCCGGGCCGACGGCGGCGGTGATCGAGGAAATTCAAGCGCATCGTTGCGAATATTGA
- a CDS encoding type II secretion system protein, translating into MRKKRFTLLELLVTISIISILAGLLLPVIGRARGSAMKTKCKSNLRQLGLGLALYTDDYNDNLPPYAHWEMPDGSLHFWFTEICRYLGGKVMDDEKGTGWIDVWNVANTPPLLICPMEGSLQFGDITNAVCYGWVAYDFGLTDSGWSTDPVHGSKTKLSRVSNPAGTTIIGDSPNHADVLFEQDLYVLYNNHDNWHTKILPCRVPMRHSPGNRVESIRFNGCRLDGSVHDITGAQMLLNTWDPDGSAENCWRPRRKDGSFQ; encoded by the coding sequence ATGCGGAAGAAAAGATTTACCCTGCTGGAACTTCTGGTGACGATTTCAATCATTTCCATTCTTGCCGGGCTGCTGCTGCCGGTCATCGGCCGCGCCAGAGGCTCGGCGATGAAAACGAAATGCAAAAGCAATCTAAGGCAGCTCGGCCTCGGCTTGGCCCTCTATACCGATGATTACAACGACAACCTGCCGCCGTACGCGCACTGGGAAATGCCGGACGGTTCGCTGCACTTCTGGTTCACTGAAATCTGCCGCTACCTGGGCGGCAAAGTCATGGACGATGAAAAAGGCACCGGCTGGATCGATGTCTGGAATGTCGCAAACACGCCGCCGCTGCTGATCTGCCCGATGGAAGGCAGCCTGCAGTTCGGCGATATCACCAACGCGGTCTGTTACGGCTGGGTGGCTTACGATTTCGGCCTGACCGACAGCGGCTGGAGCACCGACCCGGTTCACGGCAGCAAAACCAAGCTGTCCAGGGTGAGCAACCCGGCCGGCACCACGATCATCGGCGATTCGCCGAACCATGCCGACGTGCTGTTTGAACAGGATTTGTATGTACTCTACAACAATCACGACAATTGGCATACCAAAATCCTGCCGTGCCGGGTCCCGATGCGTCACAGTCCGGGCAACCGTGTCGAGTCCATCCGTTTCAACGGCTGCCGGCTCGACGGCAGCGTACACGACATCACCGGCGCCCAAATGCTGCTCAATACCTGGGACCCGGACGGCAGCGCCGAAAACTGCTGGCGGCCGCGGCGCAAGGACGGTTCCTTCCAGTAG
- a CDS encoding TerB N-terminal domain-containing protein, producing MTFKIYQDEPIPKTAISAAGAMPPRYRKMRNLASGYDLCRQSDTMIFYQQARLMEDFEDEFDFTGEFIRYFPTYQAMNDRQLRGYFSWRTRVRRGIVEPTSLSFVFVYLYELLNQIGTGSPEEGFHTLKNFWLAYREIDAKIDHYVKLWLKDYAVYHNLDRALLEDVLETDFDKAALTLLNYQSHSADEVFRALHSLSSYNLENSRFFRQYPDDVKAVVYHVFARLSDYYGKNRKNSLCEKFFGKIYASSYYMFRSAVFYDKLKRQDFVYEINDIHKYHCRNGRWSCERFLCYKGKIQQTGALLKIIDFLMRQKYHFKSGLKAEKITKLYQDIINQEIEKYQADQKRRALPRIEIDVSRLQTIRQAALETQSKLLVEALEDAGEPDTSGEPGVPANRFNLSDAEYRLLSGLLYGKTDGATAAGQLLSVTIDAINEKLFDEFGDTVIAYDGEKPELIEDYVAELKGIIQG from the coding sequence ATGACATTCAAGATATATCAGGACGAACCGATTCCGAAAACGGCAATATCGGCGGCCGGCGCCATGCCGCCCCGATACCGGAAAATGCGGAATCTGGCCAGCGGCTACGACCTCTGCCGCCAATCCGACACGATGATCTTCTATCAGCAGGCCAGGTTGATGGAAGATTTTGAAGATGAGTTCGATTTCACCGGGGAGTTCATCCGTTATTTTCCGACCTATCAGGCCATGAACGACCGGCAGCTCCGTGGTTATTTTTCCTGGCGCACCAGAGTCCGGCGCGGCATCGTCGAGCCGACCTCGCTTTCCTTCGTCTTCGTCTATCTCTATGAACTGCTCAATCAAATCGGGACGGGGTCGCCGGAGGAAGGTTTTCACACGCTGAAGAATTTCTGGCTGGCTTACCGGGAAATCGATGCGAAAATCGACCACTATGTCAAGCTGTGGCTGAAAGATTACGCCGTGTACCACAACCTCGACCGGGCGCTGCTGGAAGATGTTTTGGAAACGGATTTCGACAAGGCGGCGTTGACTTTGCTGAATTACCAGTCGCACAGCGCCGACGAGGTATTCCGGGCGCTGCATTCCCTGTCCTCGTACAATCTGGAAAATTCCAGATTTTTCCGGCAGTATCCCGATGACGTCAAAGCAGTGGTTTACCACGTTTTCGCCAGACTGTCGGACTACTACGGGAAAAATCGCAAGAACAGCCTCTGTGAAAAGTTCTTCGGCAAAATTTACGCGAGCTCCTACTACATGTTCCGGTCCGCAGTGTTTTACGATAAACTGAAACGTCAGGATTTCGTTTATGAAATCAATGACATTCATAAATACCACTGCCGGAACGGCCGCTGGAGCTGTGAACGTTTCCTGTGTTACAAGGGCAAAATTCAGCAGACCGGCGCCCTGCTGAAAATCATCGATTTCCTGATGCGTCAAAAATACCATTTCAAGTCCGGCTTGAAAGCGGAAAAAATAACCAAGCTGTACCAGGATATCATCAATCAGGAAATCGAGAAATACCAGGCCGACCAAAAACGCCGCGCCCTGCCCCGCATTGAAATCGACGTTTCCAGGCTGCAAACCATCCGGCAGGCCGCCCTGGAAACGCAAAGCAAATTGCTGGTCGAAGCGCTGGAGGACGCCGGCGAGCCGGACACCTCCGGGGAGCCGGGCGTACCGGCAAACAGGTTCAACCTGAGCGATGCGGAATACCGGCTGCTGAGCGGCCTGTTATACGGCAAAACCGATGGCGCCACGGCGGCGGGGCAGTTGCTGTCGGTGACAATTGATGCAATCAATGAAAAACTCTTCGACGAATTCGGCGATACCGTCATCGCTTATGACGGGGAAAAGCCGGAATTGATCGAAGACTACGTCGCCGAATTGAAAGGAATCATCCAGGGATGA
- a CDS encoding ABC transporter permease — MVGTAYDSGALFAVLLAKELKAKYKNTVLGYVWSLLMPLFQSLVFFVVFSLFLRFPIEDYFLFLSIGFVVWQFFSNSLTQGANVLLANANLIRKTCAPRLIFVAASVGAEAVHLLISLPVLLILMLWCGRVPGWLALGLLPAGIVSVLLMAFGLALIVAVINTYFRDLERIMQILLQVWFYVTPIFYSTEQIPAEYRPLLLLNPVFFPVELLRCCFYAPQPAWLYCLAALALGGMIAAVGMVIFRRFQDDLAEVL, encoded by the coding sequence ATGGTGGGGACTGCCTATGACTCCGGCGCCTTGTTTGCGGTGCTGCTCGCCAAAGAGCTGAAGGCGAAATATAAAAACACCGTACTCGGCTATGTCTGGAGTTTGTTGATGCCGCTGTTTCAAAGTCTGGTGTTCTTCGTCGTCTTCAGCCTGTTTCTGCGTTTTCCCATTGAAGACTATTTTCTCTTTTTGTCCATCGGCTTTGTCGTCTGGCAGTTCTTTTCCAATTCGTTGACCCAGGGGGCCAATGTCCTGCTCGCCAATGCCAATCTGATCCGGAAAACCTGTGCGCCGCGGCTGATTTTTGTCGCGGCTTCGGTCGGGGCGGAAGCGGTGCACTTGTTGATTTCGTTGCCGGTGCTGCTGATATTGATGCTCTGGTGCGGAAGGGTGCCGGGGTGGCTGGCTCTGGGGCTCCTGCCGGCCGGAATCGTCTCGGTGCTGCTGATGGCATTCGGCCTGGCTTTGATCGTGGCGGTAATCAACACCTATTTTCGCGACCTGGAGCGGATTATGCAAATTCTGCTCCAGGTGTGGTTCTATGTGACGCCGATCTTTTACAGCACGGAGCAGATTCCGGCGGAATACCGGCCGCTGCTGCTGCTCAATCCGGTTTTTTTCCCGGTGGAATTGCTGCGCTGCTGTTTTTACGCTCCGCAGCCGGCATGGCTTTATTGCCTGGCGGCGCTCGCGCTTGGCGGGATGATCGCTGCGGTCGGCATGGTGATTTTCCGCCGTTTTCAAGACGACCTCGCGGAGGTGCTGTAA
- a CDS encoding DEAD/DEAH box helicase yields the protein MNIFNRYAPFIQDFIYRNNWEALRAIQVAAGDAVFHTDDHVLLSASTASGKTEAAFFPILTLFSENMPQSVGAIYIGPLKALINDQFLRLNDLCREANIPVWHWHGDVAQSHKNRLLKNPSGILQITPESLEALLLHKHAYIARLFGDLRFIVIDEVHSLMRGDRGGQTLCLIERLSRLAGVNPRRIGLSATIGDLESTGRFLASGTGRNTVIPRIETKGVKWRLSMEHFYLQGAQAAEEKELPEAAPVLAQATDTAPASADPGMGYIFEHTRGKKCLIFVNSREECEAVTTTLRQYCEAKHEPDRFLIHHGNLSTSYRETAEAVMKDEEQFQTTVTTATLELGIDIGRLERAFQIDAPFTVSSFLQRMGRTGRRDLPPEMWFVMREEQPEARAMLPVTIPWTLLQGIALVQLYLQERWVEPPKLDRLPFSLLYHQTMCTLASGGELSPAGLASRVLSLSYFHRIGREDYQLLLRHLISTEHIQKTEEGGLIVGLAGERQTNSFKFYAVFKENEEYTVRCQSQELGTIVLPPPIGEKIALAGHVWIVEEIDHKRHLVYCEQVKGKVPAYFGQCPGDINTKVLERMKAVLRENVVYPYLMKNAVARLAEARHTALHSGLTDESLICLGGEMWCLFPWLGTYAFLALERFIKIKCAPQLGLSALDSSRPYFLQFKMKASKETFFKVLGEQERQPLDPMELIYPGEVPLFEKYDEFLPVELVKKGFAYGILGLDEMKMRIREWQKR from the coding sequence ATGAATATTTTCAACCGTTACGCACCGTTTATTCAGGACTTCATCTACCGGAACAACTGGGAAGCCCTGCGCGCCATCCAGGTTGCCGCCGGCGATGCGGTGTTCCATACGGATGACCACGTGCTGCTCTCCGCCTCCACCGCGTCCGGCAAGACGGAAGCGGCCTTTTTCCCGATCCTGACGTTGTTCTCCGAGAACATGCCCCAATCGGTCGGCGCCATCTATATCGGTCCGCTGAAAGCGTTGATCAACGACCAGTTCCTGCGCCTCAACGATCTGTGCCGGGAAGCGAATATTCCGGTCTGGCACTGGCACGGCGATGTGGCGCAATCCCATAAAAACAGACTGCTGAAAAATCCTTCCGGCATCCTTCAGATCACCCCGGAATCGCTGGAGGCGCTGCTGTTGCATAAACACGCCTATATCGCCCGTCTGTTCGGGGATTTGCGTTTCATCGTCATCGACGAAGTGCATTCGCTGATGCGCGGCGACCGCGGCGGCCAAACCCTGTGTCTGATCGAAAGGCTCTCCAGGCTGGCCGGCGTAAATCCACGGCGGATCGGTCTGTCGGCCACCATCGGCGATCTGGAAAGCACCGGCCGGTTTCTCGCGTCCGGCACCGGCCGGAATACCGTCATCCCCCGCATCGAAACAAAGGGAGTCAAATGGCGGCTTTCGATGGAGCACTTCTATCTGCAAGGCGCCCAGGCCGCCGAGGAGAAAGAGCTTCCGGAGGCCGCTCCGGTCCTGGCGCAGGCCACCGATACCGCGCCGGCCAGCGCCGATCCGGGAATGGGGTATATCTTTGAACACACCCGGGGCAAAAAGTGTCTGATCTTCGTCAATTCCCGGGAAGAGTGCGAAGCGGTCACCACCACTTTGCGCCAGTACTGCGAAGCGAAGCACGAGCCGGACCGTTTCCTGATCCACCACGGTAATCTGTCCACTTCCTATCGGGAAACGGCGGAAGCGGTGATGAAAGACGAGGAACAATTCCAGACGACCGTTACCACCGCCACGCTGGAGTTGGGCATCGATATCGGCCGGCTGGAACGCGCCTTCCAAATCGACGCGCCGTTCACGGTGTCCTCTTTTCTGCAGCGGATGGGACGTACCGGCCGGCGGGACCTGCCGCCGGAAATGTGGTTCGTCATGCGGGAGGAGCAGCCGGAAGCCAGGGCAATGCTGCCGGTGACGATTCCCTGGACGCTGCTGCAGGGCATCGCGCTGGTTCAACTCTATCTGCAGGAACGCTGGGTGGAACCGCCGAAACTGGACCGGCTGCCGTTCAGCTTGCTGTATCACCAGACGATGTGCACGTTGGCTTCCGGCGGCGAACTGTCGCCGGCCGGACTGGCGTCCCGGGTGCTTTCGTTGAGCTATTTCCACCGGATCGGCCGGGAAGATTACCAATTGCTGCTGCGGCATCTCATCTCGACGGAACATATCCAGAAAACCGAAGAAGGCGGCCTGATCGTCGGACTGGCCGGGGAACGGCAAACCAATTCCTTCAAGTTCTATGCGGTATTCAAAGAGAATGAGGAGTATACCGTCCGCTGCCAGTCCCAGGAACTGGGAACGATCGTGCTGCCGCCGCCGATCGGCGAAAAAATCGCGCTGGCAGGTCATGTGTGGATCGTCGAAGAAATCGACCACAAACGCCATCTGGTTTACTGCGAACAGGTCAAGGGCAAAGTGCCGGCTTATTTCGGCCAGTGTCCCGGCGACATCAACACCAAGGTTTTGGAGCGAATGAAAGCGGTGCTGCGGGAAAATGTCGTCTATCCGTATCTTATGAAAAACGCCGTCGCGAGGCTCGCCGAAGCCAGGCACACGGCCCTTCACTCCGGCCTGACCGACGAATCGCTGATCTGTCTCGGCGGCGAAATGTGGTGCCTGTTCCCGTGGCTGGGCACGTATGCCTTTCTCGCGCTGGAGCGGTTTATCAAAATCAAATGCGCGCCGCAGCTCGGTTTGTCCGCCCTGGATTCCTCCAGGCCGTACTTCCTCCAATTCAAGATGAAGGCGTCAAAAGAAACCTTCTTCAAAGTGCTGGGCGAGCAGGAACGACAGCCGCTCGACCCGATGGAACTGATCTATCCGGGCGAAGTGCCGTTGTTTGAAAAATACGATGAATTCCTGCCGGTGGAACTGGTCAAAAAAGGCTTCGCCTACGGCATCCTCGGTCTTGACGAGATGAAAATGCGCATCCGTGAATGGCAGAAGCGTTGA
- a CDS encoding glycosyltransferase family 9 protein, with translation MGHLNSYSYRIKRKLAEHLERDPSGLSFLKYALKYCWSKFRRRPLRMPKAGLGMLSADHVNVAVKITGGLGDAVILARVLRQVAAFCPNCRFYVFFPSLQQARWVFGKCDYVEDIQYLELFEYYERELCDCALYLNSFAFFNEAEIDVAKIRRLSPPLLSLLAAARKSRRQWELFIDNHPLLDGAFARQAVAIGWNRHSAVYRQLGLEPGGLALDLPEDDGAFERIRTKFAAYITFNTGFDHMFILSTVTATKCYPQEHWTALIRLLKERFPKLGIIQVGGKNSFPVAGADANFAGKTTLAECAGLLRHSRLHIDIEGGLVHVCASLGTSCAVLFGPTSKRYFAYPQNLNLRDDACGDCWWATERWMEFCPKKLACNECMHRLIPERVLASVAPLLEAIGKEP, from the coding sequence ATGGGGCATTTGAATTCCTATTCCTACCGGATCAAACGAAAATTGGCGGAACATCTCGAACGCGATCCCAGCGGATTGTCTTTTTTAAAATATGCGTTGAAATATTGCTGGTCGAAATTCCGGCGCCGGCCGCTGCGGATGCCGAAAGCCGGCCTCGGCATGTTGTCGGCCGACCATGTCAATGTGGCGGTGAAAATTACCGGCGGGCTGGGGGATGCCGTCATTCTGGCGCGGGTGCTCCGGCAGGTTGCGGCGTTTTGTCCGAACTGTCGTTTTTATGTATTTTTCCCGTCGCTTCAACAGGCCCGCTGGGTATTCGGCAAATGCGATTATGTCGAGGATATCCAGTATCTGGAGCTGTTTGAATATTATGAGCGGGAGCTGTGCGACTGCGCATTGTATTTGAACAGTTTTGCATTTTTCAATGAGGCGGAGATTGACGTGGCAAAGATTCGGCGTCTGTCGCCGCCGCTCCTGTCTTTGCTGGCGGCGGCCAGAAAGAGCCGCCGCCAGTGGGAGCTGTTCATCGACAACCATCCGTTGCTCGACGGCGCCTTCGCCCGGCAGGCGGTGGCGATCGGCTGGAATCGCCATTCCGCCGTCTACCGGCAATTGGGCCTGGAGCCGGGCGGATTGGCGCTGGATTTGCCGGAGGATGACGGGGCGTTCGAGAGGATCCGGACGAAATTTGCTGCCTACATCACCTTCAACACCGGGTTCGATCATATGTTCATCTTGAGTACTGTGACTGCCACCAAATGTTATCCGCAGGAACATTGGACCGCGTTGATCCGGCTGTTGAAAGAACGTTTTCCGAAACTTGGCATCATTCAAGTCGGCGGCAAAAACAGCTTTCCGGTTGCCGGTGCCGACGCTAATTTCGCCGGGAAAACCACGCTGGCGGAATGCGCCGGGCTCCTGAGGCACTCGCGACTGCATATCGATATCGAAGGCGGGCTGGTGCATGTCTGCGCCAGTCTGGGGACATCGTGCGCGGTGCTGTTCGGGCCGACTTCAAAGCGTTATTTCGCCTATCCGCAGAATCTCAATTTGCGGGATGACGCCTGCGGCGATTGCTGGTGGGCGACGGAGCGCTGGATGGAGTTTTGCCCGAAGAAGCTGGCTTGCAATGAATGTATGCACCGTTTGATTCCGGAGCGGGTGCTGGCATCTGTCGCGCCGCTTCTGGAGGCGATTGGAAAGGAGCCGTAG